In a genomic window of Rhopalosiphum maidis isolate BTI-1 chromosome 4, ASM367621v3, whole genome shotgun sequence:
- the LOC113561321 gene encoding matrix metalloproteinase-2-like, whose product MLTARMFVEPMPFKLSVVRWLLLAISVQNVFSRPVQESSNTRRRIRSTPIYDDVQGYLMKFGYLPESDLETGNLRDGNQLHDALRTLQTFGNIPVTGKMDAATKELMKKPRCGVPDISQTASQRRTKRYTLQGQKWHHVNLTWSLRTRRLDKVDHGWVRSDLNKAFQVWSKYSKLTFREVNSESADILVFFEKGYHGDGYPFDGPGQVLAHAFFPGTGRGGDAHFDEEEEWLVADKTSKDGTSLFRVAVHEFGHSLGLSHSSVQDALMFPWYQEMQSDFELPNDDRIGIQVLYGAKDDKSWGDIPVYRPTSQRPVLSTTVPTTTEVTRSTTVTSYTTPVTPTKSTTSRTIPPRRPDVAVVVDEKPDFCNTSFDAVSIIRKETFFFKGKYTWRLGSKGLYAGYPALIARLWYNLPENMTQVDAVYERQDGKIVFFIGRNYYVFDGNNPLPGYPKPLTALGLPDELDHVDAAFVWGHNSKTYIFSGTMYWRCDDETGKMELDYPRDMSIWRGAGYNIDAAFQWHDGATYFFKNRDFWKFNDLRMRVEQEEPRSIGAFWFNCTAAGTGDRWPVIKNKGRTTGQKGIGGRFRSADDGPLGGDNVGSSRSIATDHTPPPIVAWSVTMASLATIARWAR is encoded by the exons caaGGGTATTTGATGAAGTTCGGTTACTTGCCAGAATCAGATCTAGAAACAGGCAACTTGAGGGATGGAAATCAACTACACGATGCTTTACGGACATtgcag acGTTTGGAAACATTCCTGTCACCGGTAAAATGGATGCAGCTACTAAAGAGTTAATGAAAAAACCAAGATGCGGCGTTCCCGATATATCACAGACTGCGAGTCAGCGGCGGACTAAACGCTATACTCTGCAAGGTCAAAAATGGCATCACGTCAACTTGACGTGGAG cTTGCGGACAAGGCGCTTGGATAAGGTAGACCACGGATGGGTTAGGTCGGACTTGAACAAAGCGTTTCAAGTGTGGTCCAAGTATTCCAAACTCACGTTCCGAGAAGTTAACAGCGAATCTGCGGACATACTGGTGTTTTTCGAAAA AGGTTACCATGGCGACGGATATCCGTTTGACGGGCCAGGTCAAGTGTTAGCTCATGCATTCTTTCCGGGTACTGGACGAGGGGGTGACGCTCATTTCGACGAGGAGGAAGAATGGCTGGTAGCTGATAAGACAAGCAAAGACG GAACTAGTCTGTTCAGGGTGGCCGTTCACGAATTTGGACATTCACTCGGTCTTTCACACTCGTCGGTACAAGACGCATTGATGTTTCCGTGGTACCAGGAAATGCAATCCGACTTTGAACTTCCCAATGACGACCGAATCGGTATACAGGTCCTTTACG GTGCGAAAGATGACAAGAGCTGGGGTGACATACCAGTGTACAGACCGACTTCACAAAGACCGGTTCTTTCGACCACCGTTCCGACTACTACAGAGGTTACCAGGTCCACGACCGTGACCAGTTATACTACACCTGTGACTCCCACGAAATCCACTACCAGCAGGACAATACCGCCGAGACGACCGGATGTTGCAGTGGTCGTTGATGAAAAACCGGACTTTTGCAATACATCCTTCGATGCAGTGTCGATCATACGGAAAGAGACGTTCTTCTTCAAGGGCAAATATACATGGAGACTAGGTTCCAAGGGACTATACGCCGGATATCCGGCTCTGATCGCCCGGCTGTGGTACAACCTACCCGAAAATATGACCCAGGTGGACGCCGTGTACGAAAGACAAGACGGCAAGATTGTGTTTTTCATAG GTCGCAATTATTACGTGTTCGACGGCAACAATCCGCTGCCAGGATACCCGAAACCGTTGACGGCGCTCGGACTACCCGACGAGTTGGACCACGTGGACGCGGCGTTCGTCTGGGGTCACAACAGCAAAACGTACATATTCAGCGGCACAATGTACTGGAGGTGCGATGACGAAACGGGCAAGATGGAGCTGGACTACCCACGGGACATGTCCATATGGCGGGGAGCGGGGTACAACATCGACGCGGCGTTCCAGTGGCACGACG GAGCGACGTACTTCTTCAAGAACCGCGATTTCTGGAAGTTCAACGATCTCAGGATGCGCGTCGAACAGGAAGAGCCCAGATCGATCGGCGCGTTTTGGTTCAACTGTACTGCGGCGGGCACCGGTGATCGGTGGCCTGTCATCAAAAACAAGGGCCGGACGACTGGTCAGAAGGGCATCGGGGGTCGATTTCGAAGCGCCGACGACGGACCGTTAGGTGGCGACAACGTAGGCTCTTCGAGGTCCATCGCCACGGATCATACGCCACCGCCGATCGTGGCGTGGTCGGTCACGATGGCGTCGCTAGCGACAATCGCTCGTTGGGCGCGGTGA
- the LOC113548018 gene encoding nuclear cap-binding protein subunit 3-like encodes MAESDTDDILSDGFLEPGELLDSDDEQPVDNSTSARTSQPMAQLNRPKLNRNTFQAATASNSDQRPTHYSSGITDKQVQYILNSLGMNKNNKDIQLNALHLHGVMGMTTKDIIEYFDQYDPKFLEWVSNSECNVVWLDDRMPTKALLDLTRPIRELKHITSAVNDELNNEHDGALNENQNDDHMDQDDVLVSEDYVSCVGYELPPGMWRKAIKPHEKSKCILMRYSTVYDKQDVKNKSTDIEDGDYELFSPESRKRKYIPVINHPDIGDEMLKDDVRWKLAKNPGINTWTAIAKTWSQYDNAMDAKYKSKVRTPSPPPPTSSSGAASEDDDDDYNDARYRESKIPRMRMYADDETQAITRKRLNSASNSRHQVNIANDLRERLNGRLVSAKVAKAIRAAKAHQYVDDESIEVDIEDVNDEEYSDIPFSRATRRDIPRRQYLHEDDGDYTSDEDVYEKRHIKSRLGPHRKHGHRYNARSVSPLQIQINNDKYYKRTSRR; translated from the exons ATGGCGGAAAGTGATACCGATGACATCCTGTCGGATGGTTTCCTGGAACCCGGAGAATTATTGGACAGCGACGATGAACAGCCAGTCGACAACAGCACGTCGGCGCGGACCAGTCAACCGATGGCACAACTAAACAGACCCAAA TTGAACAGAAACACTTTCCAAGCAGCCACTGCTTCTAATTCAGATCAACGGCCCACACATTATTCATCAGGCATCACGGACAAACAAGTCCAGTATATTCTAAACAG TCTTGGCATGAACAAAAACAACAAAGACATTCAGCTGAACGCTTTACATTTGCACGGAGTCATGGGAATGACCACTAaagatattattgaatatttcgaTCAATACGATCCTAAATTTTTGGAATGGGTATCAAATTCTGAAT GTAATGTTGTTTGGCTGGACGATCGAATGCCTACTAAGGCATTATTGGACTTGACTCGTCCGATACGCGAATTAAAGCATATTACGTCTGCAGTTAATGACGAATTAAACAATGAACATGATGGAgctttaaatgaaaatcaaaatgaCGACCACATGGATCAAGATGAT gtattagtaTCAGAAGATTATGTTAGCTGTGTGGGTTACGAGTTGCCTCCGGGTATGTGGAGAAAAGCAATTAAACCACATGAAAAATCCAAGTGTATATTGATGAGATACAGTACTGTGTATGACAAGCAAGACGTAAAGAACAAAAGTACCGATATAGAAGATGGAG attatgaattattttctcCAGAAAGTCGTAAACGTAAGTATATACCAGTTATCAATCATCCTGATATCGGTGACGAAATGTTGAAAGATGATGTTCGATGGAAATTGGCCAAAAATCCAGGAATCAACACTTGGACTGCCATAGCCAAAACTTGGAGCCAATATGACAATGCTATGGATgctaaat ACAAATCCAAAGTACGCACTCCATCGCCACCACCTCCCACATCATCATCAGGTGCAGCTAGCGAAGATGACGATGATGATTATAATGATGCAAGGTATAGAGAGAGCAAAATACCAAGAATGCGTATGTATGCAGATGATGAGACGCAAGCTATTACAAGGAAGCGTCTGAATTCGGCTTCAAATTCAAG acaTCAAGTAAATATAGCCAACGACTTGCGGGAACGCCTTAATGGACGTTTGGTGTCTGCTAAAGTAGCTAAAGCAATTCGCGCTGCTAAAGCACATCAGTATGTTGATGATGAGTCTATTGAAGTAGATATTGAAGATGTTAATGACGAGGAATATTCTGATATTCCATTTAGCCGTGCAACTCGTCGTGATATTCCGCGCCGCCAGTATTTACATGAAGATGATGGTGATTACACGAGTGATGAAGATGTGTACGAAAAGAGACACATTAAAAGTAGACTAGGGCCTCATAGAAAACATGGTCACCGCTATAACGCTCGTTCTGTATCTCCACTTCAGATACAAAttaacaatgataaatattataagcgtACAAGTCGACGTTAA
- the LOC113548229 gene encoding uncharacterized protein LOC113548229 has translation MFKTHHSSRIGEENYLRAIYLGCYEERIDDDNNRLLKFPHERYSDNTPQKGSEECFKIGFLYSGSTNGELEGAACWCGNQYPSIKFKKNDTKCNSLCSGDKTKKCGGLWRLSVYSTGIVDYPLKKSVGCYNLVDFNQYDNKVYTLKETIDSHRCFYICNERGSKYAAVSEDHCECSAEIPGTNQRKNQEECKKCSGDESEYFGSPSSISVYKNDWLGMDTGNLSKTHFGCFENNWMYPVMDGWNISFPKQMTSQKCVSSCFARGYPIAALVSSFVSPPIEAKSKAGGPYCNAPCSGGKENECGDHEHYNVFTTGLKTSRVPGNHYLGCYEETDVYRMFKKNQIVEIPYVNTPNICSKHCDSAGYEYFQLSSRESCFCGNIHPADDGVVRIDDIKCSIQCSGDANKYCGGMFKIAAFRIGK, from the exons atgttcaaaacacATCATTCAAGTAGAATAG gcgAAGAAAATTATCTTCGAGCAATCTATCTTGGATGCTATGAAGAAAGAATAGATGACGACAATAACCGATTACTGAAATTTCCCCACGAAAGATATTCAGATAACACTCCGCAAAAAGGTTCTGAAGAATGTTTCAAAATCGGATTTCTATACTCTGGATCAACAAATGGAGAACTAGAGGG agCTGCTTGTTGGTGTGGTAATCAATATCCctcaataaaattcaaaaaaaacgACACGAAATGTAATTCTCTCTGTTCCGGCGACAAGACAAAAAAATGCGGTGGTCTGTGGAGATTGAGCGTTTATTCCACAGGGATCGTTG ATTATCCACTCAAAAAATCGGTTGGCTGTTACAATTTGGTCGATTTCAATCAGTATGATAACAAAGTATACACTTTAAAGGAAACCATTGATTCGCACAggtgtttttatatttgtaacgaGAGAGGATCTAAGTACGCGGCAGTCAGCGA AGATCATTGCGAATGCAGCGCTGAAATACCGGGTACAAACCAACGAAAAAATCAAGaagaatgtaaaaaatgttctgGAGACGAATCGGAATATTTCGGTAGTCCCAGCTCAATAAGTGTCTATAAAAACGATTGGTTGG GCATGGATACCGGAAATCTATCGAAAACTCATTTTGGATGCTTTGAAAACAACTGGATGTATCCAGTGATGGATGGATGGAATATATCATTTCCTAAACAAATGACCTCACAAAAATGCGTTTCTAGTTGTTTCGCCCGAGGATATCCAATTGCAGCACTAGTGTCTTC TTTCGTAAGTCCGCCGATCGAAGCCAAGTCGAAAGCCGGAGGACCGTATTGCAACGCCCCGTGTTCGGGTGGCAAGGAAAACGAGTGTGGCGATCACGAACATTACAACGTGTTCACCACCGGGCTGAAAACGTCCAGAGTGCCGGGTAACCATTACCTGGGTTGCTACGAAGAGACGGACGTGTACAGGATGTTCAAGAAAAACCAGATCGTCGAAATCCCGTACGTCAATACGCCGAACATCTGTTCCAAGCACTGCGACAGCGCGGGCTACGAATATTTCCAACTGTCCAGCAGAGAATCGTGTTTTTGCGGAAACATTCATCCGGCGGACGACGGCGTGGTACGGATCGATGACATCAAATGTTCCATCCAGTGTTCGGGTGACGCGAACAAATATTGCGGAGGGATGTTTAAAATCGCGGCGTTCCGTATAGGTAAATAG